From a single Arthrobacter sp. SLBN-112 genomic region:
- a CDS encoding MFS transporter: MNSASAPGAMQPASELETGPGKSSKGRVLAWASWDWGSAAFNAVMTTFVFTVYLTSKAFGGEDNASAVLGAALAVAGFAIALLAPVTGQRSDAGGRRKLWLGVNSAAVAILTALCFFVFPHPEFLLLGASLIALGNVFFEFAGVNYNAMLAQVSTPHNIGKVSGFGWGAGYLGGIVALLIVLQLFVQPAFDWFGASTQDSLNIRLVAVFSALWFLVFALPVLFAVPELPRSTQAARLGFFASYGLLFRRIKAIYATSPHTIYFLLASAVFRDGLAAVFTFGGIIAAGTFGFALSQVIFFAIFGNVVAAVGAVIGGFLDDKVGPKAVITGSLVGLLIAGTAILVLGNGDYVFFGMQWAGSTTFWVFGLFLCLFVGPAQSASRAYLARLAPHGESGELFGLYATTGRAVSFLAPALFTLCITVATPLVPAGQAQRWGILGIMVVLLAGLLVLLPVKSPEKAPIAVVPAS, translated from the coding sequence ATGAACAGCGCCAGCGCTCCGGGAGCAATGCAGCCTGCCTCGGAACTCGAAACCGGACCCGGGAAATCCAGCAAGGGCCGGGTGCTGGCCTGGGCTTCCTGGGACTGGGGCTCGGCGGCCTTCAACGCGGTGATGACCACCTTCGTCTTCACTGTCTATCTGACGTCCAAGGCTTTTGGCGGCGAGGACAACGCCTCGGCCGTGCTGGGCGCGGCATTGGCCGTTGCCGGGTTTGCCATCGCGCTGCTGGCGCCTGTCACCGGCCAGCGCTCTGATGCCGGCGGCCGGCGGAAACTGTGGCTGGGAGTGAACTCGGCCGCCGTCGCCATCCTTACGGCACTGTGCTTCTTTGTATTCCCGCACCCGGAATTCCTGCTCCTCGGGGCATCGCTGATCGCGCTGGGCAACGTGTTCTTCGAATTCGCCGGCGTCAACTACAACGCCATGCTGGCCCAGGTCTCCACGCCCCACAACATCGGGAAAGTCAGCGGCTTCGGCTGGGGTGCGGGCTACCTCGGCGGCATCGTGGCCCTCCTGATCGTCCTGCAGCTGTTTGTACAACCGGCCTTCGACTGGTTCGGCGCGTCCACCCAGGACAGCCTCAACATCCGGCTGGTGGCCGTCTTCTCCGCCCTGTGGTTCCTCGTCTTCGCCCTCCCGGTCCTGTTCGCCGTCCCCGAGCTGCCCCGGTCCACCCAGGCGGCCCGCCTCGGATTTTTTGCCAGCTACGGACTGTTGTTCCGGCGGATCAAGGCGATCTACGCCACCAGCCCGCACACCATCTACTTCCTGCTGGCCAGTGCGGTGTTCCGCGACGGCCTCGCCGCCGTCTTCACGTTTGGCGGCATCATCGCTGCCGGCACCTTCGGCTTTGCCCTCTCCCAGGTCATCTTCTTCGCGATCTTCGGGAACGTGGTGGCGGCCGTGGGCGCGGTGATCGGCGGCTTCCTGGATGACAAGGTGGGCCCGAAAGCCGTCATCACCGGTTCCCTGGTGGGGCTCCTGATCGCCGGAACGGCCATCCTGGTCCTGGGCAACGGGGACTATGTCTTCTTCGGCATGCAATGGGCCGGCAGCACCACGTTCTGGGTGTTCGGTCTCTTCCTCTGCCTGTTCGTCGGGCCCGCCCAGTCCGCATCCCGCGCCTACCTGGCCCGGCTCGCCCCGCACGGCGAATCCGGTGAGCTGTTCGGCCTCTACGCCACCACCGGCCGGGCCGTCAGCTTCCTGGCGCCGGCTCTGTTTACCCTCTGCATCACCGTGGCAACGCCGCTGGTGCCCGCCGGGCAGGCACAGCGGTGGGGCATCCTGGGCATCATGGTGGTCCTCCTGGCCGGGCTCCTGGTGCTGCTGCCGGTGAAGTCCCCGGAGAAGGCACCCATCGCGGTGGTCCCCGCCAGCTGA